From Chloroflexota bacterium, a single genomic window includes:
- a CDS encoding cupin domain-containing protein: MKFIHEKDAEADYIGPPHQRVIRHLAAPWNMGTKHLWMGTSSVDPGFTSNPHSHEDQEEIFYCVSGRGRIRVGDEEMALEPGMVVYVPEGTVHQLINTEGTEVLKVLSAVSPPFIPEKYRKDHLIK; the protein is encoded by the coding sequence ATGAAGTTCATCCACGAGAAGGACGCCGAAGCCGACTACATCGGCCCACCGCACCAGCGTGTCATCCGCCACCTCGCCGCCCCCTGGAACATGGGCACCAAGCACCTGTGGATGGGGACCAGTTCCGTGGACCCTGGATTCACCAGCAACCCCCACTCCCACGAGGACCAGGAAGAGATCTTCTACTGCGTCTCCGGTCGGGGCCGCATCCGGGTGGGCGATGAGGAGATGGCACTGGAGCCGGGCATGGTCGTCTACGTGCCAGAAGGCACCGTGCATCAACTCATCAACACCGAGGGCACCGAGGTTCTGAAGGTGCTGTCCGCCGTATCGCCGCCGTTCATTCCGGAAAAATACCGCAAGGATCACCTCATCAAGTAA